The Equus asinus isolate D_3611 breed Donkey chromosome 15, EquAss-T2T_v2, whole genome shotgun sequence genome includes a window with the following:
- the GDF5 gene encoding growth/differentiation factor 5, with translation MRLPKLLTFLLWHLAWLDLEFICTVLGAPDLGQRPQGARPGLAKAEAKERPPLARNIFRPGGHSYGGGATSARAKGGTGQTGGPTQPKKDEPKKLPPRPGGSEPKPGHPPQTRQAATRTVTPKGQLPGGKAPPKAGSVPSPFLLKKAREPGPPREPKEPFRPPPITPHEYMLSLYRTLSDADRKGGNSSVKLEAGLANTITSFIDKGQDDRGPVVRKQRYVFDISALEKDGLLGAELRILRKKSSDTAKPGAPSSRRAAQLKLSSCPSGRQPAALLDVRSVPGLDGSGWEVFDIWKLFRNFKNSAQLCLELEAWERGRAVDLRGLGFDRTARQVHEKALFLVFGRTKKRDLFFNEIKARSGQDDKTVYEYLFSQRRKRRAPLATRQGKRPTKNPKARCSRKALHVNFKDMGWDDWIIAPLEYEAFHCEGLCEFPLRSHLEPTNHAVIQTLMNSMDPESTPPTCCVPTRLSPISILFIDSANNVVYKQYEDMVVESCGCR, from the exons ATGAGACTCCCCAAACTCCTCACTTTCTTGCTTTGGCACCTGGCTTGGCTGGACCTGGAATTCATCTGCACTGTGTTGGGTGCCCCTGACTTGGGCCAGAGACCCCAAGGGGCTAGGCCAGGATTGGCCAAAGCAGAAGCCAAGGAGAGGCCCCCTCTGGCCCGGAACATCTTCAGGCCAGGGGGTCACAGCTATGGTGGAGGAGCCACCAGTGCCAGGGCAAAGGGGGGCACCGGGCAGACAGGAGGGCCCACACAGCCCAAGAAGGATGAACCCAAAAAGCTGCCCCCCAGACCGGGTGGCTCTGAACCCAAACCAGGACACCCTCCCCAGACAAGGCAGGCTGCAACAAGGACTGTGACCCCAAAAGGACAGCTTCCTGGGGGTAAGGCACCCCCAAAGGCAGGAtctgtccccagccccttcctgctGAAGAAGGCCAGAGAGCCTGGGCCCCCTCGAGAGCCCAAGGAGCCGTTCCGCCCGCCCCCCATCACGCCCCATGAGTACATGCTCTCGCTGTACAGGACGCTGTCCGATGCTGACAGAAAGGGAGGCAACAGCAGCGTGAAGTTGGAGGCTGGCCTGGCCAACACCATCACCAGCTTTATTGACAAAGGGCaag ATGACCGAGGTCCTGTGGTCAGGAAGCAGAGGTACGTGTTTGACATTAGTGCCCTGGAGAAGGATGGGCTGCTAGGGGCCGAGCTACGGATCTTACGGAAGAAGTCCTCGGACACAGCCAAGCCAGGGGCCCCCAGCAGCAGGCGGGCTGCCCAGCTGAAGTTGTCCAGCTGCCCCAGCGGCCGGCAGCCGGCAGCCTTGCTGGATGTGCGCTCCGTGCCAGGCCTGGACGGATCTGGCTGGGAGGTGTTCGACATCTGGAAGCTCTTCCGAAACTTTAAGAACTCGGCCCAGCTGTGCCTGGAGCTGGAGGCCTGGGAACGGGGCCGGGCCGTGGACCTCCGTGGCCTGGGCTTCGACCGGACTGCCCGGCAGGTCCACGAGAAGGCCCTGTTCCTGGTGTTTGGCCGTACCAAGAAACGGGACCTGTTCTTTAATGAGATTAAGGCCCGCTCCGGCCAGGATGATAAGACCGTGTATGAGTACCTGTTCAGCCAGCGGCGAAAACGGCGGGCCCCACTGGCCACGCGCCAGGGCAAGCGGCCCACCAAGAACCCCAAGGCCCGCTGCAGTAGGAAGGCACTGCATGTCAACTTCAAGGACATGGGCTGGGATGACTGGATCATCGCACCCCTTGAGTATGAGGCCTTCCATTGTGAGGGGCTATGTGAGTTCCCCTTGCGTTCCCACCTGGAGCCCACGAACCATGCAGTCATCCAGACCCTAATGAACTCCATGGACCCTGAGTCCACACCACccacctgctgtgtgcccacTCGACTGAGTCCCATCAGCATCCTCTTCATTGACTCTGCCAACAACGTGGTCTATAAGCAGTATGAGGACATGGTGGTGGAGTCTTGTGGCTGCAGGTAG